One stretch of Sebastes umbrosus isolate fSebUmb1 chromosome 5, fSebUmb1.pri, whole genome shotgun sequence DNA includes these proteins:
- the suco gene encoding SUN domain-containing ossification factor isoform X2, whose amino-acid sequence MKRLRVLLVCLFVALLCWYPSQDVYCSEQSSSGPGQSAGDKTPEGQKQEQEQDSTHHKVLEERTTHTSYDIGLETEREELEKLATHNVHQEQTVNPLEAEVEETKPDPESDTAPVAPEPEPHPDPQADVDPQTDTQDHDQEVPASSTPEPVPAQDQVSTDAPAPAEIVSDAPAAHTGLDSHPATSQDEAENTPTSQSTGQTHTGAVRVASAVDELPVDNFVFAAHSDSQCGVVPPELATCENFPFGRPLFSVDEAGIEDQRSDQSHSSGPEAEVQSTPGPLDHEQQQQQQQQQRQEQLEDGLSDLDQDGNTSQNHQKQQEGHGSTVKENDPSVPSKEDIPTFDEWKKQVMEVEKEKSQSLHTSTSGTPHPVKKVQKNFKNNYASVECGAKILSANNEAKSTSAILMENMDLYMLNPCSNKIWFVIELCEPIQVKQLDIANFELFSSTPKDFLVSISDRYPTNKWVKLGTFHARDERIVQSFPLDEQLYAKYVKMFIKYIKVELLSHFGSEHFCPLSLIRVFGTSMVEEYEEIADSQYPSERLEYLDEDYDYPPGYQPSEDKASKNLLGSATNAILNMVNNIAANVLGGKPELEGGAAIGALGNITAVGDDKKGSTEVTAETPQDSAVLEPAEPEHPATQEDSDVSGDSSTPSPSSSDSHEDRQIVTLVEEEEEEDEEPRQSTVTLMEEEAEEEEEKREEETTRRDADRNQWESQTYCPFSSFSSLSLSCMATLPELLHRWCCARLAKERQRNLKRRQLSAQTQTHPDANTSSLTYTPPLIPAPVPTPLKEALPLTEKAPEPEVPVKGHNEGEVLTTTNTHTPDAHTPELNILLEPSRTATIPPHSFSDIHSSLTLPTPSHEEKLPPPIKDATLDPVPTPPLPAVTIPETQQASSATPTITVSSPPQPVASETASPGVVVPPVKEQSVQPLPTASRPEDLIPPPTELPPTPPLTDTHTDTVKSGADSGDSQRHSVQASQTHGEQVDSLVHTGDPHRVEDAVYEDLLSTNGNGNVHRTATDFYAELQNGGDYNGGAMMGNGALLNGGTVHGSSQKESVFMRLNNRIKALEMNMSLSSRYLEELSQRYRKQMEEMQRAFNKTIIKLQNTSRIAEEQDQKQTESIQFLQSQLENVTKLMLNLTATVSQLQREVSDRQSYLVVSLVLCLSLGLLLCLQCCRSSSPAPNANPAPLPKSNHYPSPKRCFSSYDDMSLKRRVTCPLVRSKSFHLSSTDGPDDLYIVEPLRFSPEKKKKRCKSKSLDKVEILQPADPSALLINGDLNCNGFQPCLPALPPPPPPPPLPPLPPPPSLPPPPPPSAEEVSSLPTCTSKEFPSETSSCSSSTHSEESFTSRLAPPSPIFPSAGLCNGHSLPFSLQQPPAKPRQEKRSMKRRKSRQTELQFPAMRGGGVASLPSLQQLMKGNKEISVGTIGVTAGTGHV is encoded by the exons gtaCCCCAGTCAAGATGTGTATTGTTCAGAGCAGAGCTCGTCTGGCCCTGGTCAGTCTGCGGGGGACAAAACCCCTGAGGGCCAGAAGCAGGAACAGGAGCAGGACTCCACGCATCACAAG GTGTTGGAAGAAAGGACGACACACACATCATATGATATTGGTctagagacggagagagaagaaCTAGAGAAGCTTGCAACACACAATGTACACCAAGAACAG ACTGTGAATCCTTTGGAAGCTGAAGTGGAGGAGACCAAGCCTGACCCGGAGTCTGATACTGCACCTGTTGCTCCTGAGCCAGAACCCCACCCAGACCCCCAGGCCGATGTGGACccgcagacagacacacaggacCATGACCAGGAAGTCCCCGCGTCCTCCACTCCAGAACCAGTTCCAGCACAGGACCAAGTGTCCACAGACGCCCCGGCCCCAGCAGAGATCGTCAGTGACGCCCCTGCTGCACACACCGGCCTGGACTCACACCCAGCCACATCCCAAgatgaagctgaaaacacacctaCCTCACAGAGCACCGGCCAGACCCACACAGG TGCGGTGCGGGTTGCCAGTGCAGTAGATGAACTCCCAGTAGACAACTTTGTTTTTGCTGCGCACTCTGATTCACAGTGCGGGGTTGTTCCCCCCGAACTGGCAACCTGTGAAAACTTCCCTTTTGGCAGGCCTCTGTTTAG TGTGGATGAGGCTGGCATAGAGGACCAGCGGTCAGACCAGAGCCACAGCTCTGGTCCTGAAGCAGAGGTCCAGTCTACTCCCGGCCCTTTGGACcacgaacaacaacaacaacaacaacagcagcagcgacAGGAGCAGCTGGAGGATGGGCTGTCTGATTTGGACCAGGATGGCAACACTTCTCAAAACCACCAAAAACAGCAG GAAGGGCATGGCAGTACTGTCAAGGAGAATGATCCCTCAGTGCCCAGCAAAGAAGACATCCCCACCTTCGACGAGTGGAAGAAACAAGTCATGGAGGTGGAGAAGGAGAAAA GTCAGTCTCTCCATACCTCAACCAGCGGCACCCCCCATCCAGTGAAGAAGGTCCAGAAAAACTTCAAGAATAACTACGCCTCTGTGGAGTGTGGTGCCAAGATACTCTCTGCCAACAACGAGGCCAAG AGCACTTCAGCTATTCTCATGGAGAATATGGACCTTTACATGCTAAATCCTTGCAGCAACAAAATCTG GTTTGTCATAGAGCTCTGTGAGCCTATTCAAGTCAAGCAGCTGGACATCGCTAACTTTGAGCTCTTCTCATCAACACCTAAAGACTTTTTAGTTTCCATTAGTGACAG GTATCCTACCAACAAGTGGGTAAAGCTTGGTACTTTTCACGCCCGTGATGAGCGCATAGTCCAGAGCTTCCCGCTGGATGAACAGCTTTATGCTAAATATGTGAAg ATGTTCATCAAGTACATAAAG GTTGAACTCCTCTCCCACTTTGGATCAGAACATTTCTGTCCACTCAGTCTCATCAG GGTGTTTGGTACCAGCATGGTGGAGGAGTATGAGGAGATAGCAGATTCCCAGTACCCTTCAGAGAGACTGGAGTACTTGGATGAAGACTATG ACTATCCACCTGGCTACCAACCATCAGAGGACAAAGCCTCTAAAAACCTGCTTGGCTCAGCAACca aTGCCATCCTAAATATGGTAAACAACATTGCTGCTAATGTGCTGGGTGGCAAACCAGAGCTGGAGGGTGGAGCAGCAATAGGAG cGCTAGGTAATATAACAGCAGTGGGGGATGACAAGAAGGGGAGCACAGAAGTTACAGCTGAAACGCCTCAGGACTCTGCAGT ACTGGAGCCTGCAGAGCCAGAACACCCTGCAACCCAGGAGGACTCCGATGTCTCCGGTGACTCTTCAACACCTTCCCCCTCATCTTCCGACTCCCACGAGGACAGACAGATTGTCACTCTggtagaggaggaagaggaggaggacgaagagccCAGACAGTCTACTGTCAccctgatggaggaggaggcagaggaagaggaagagaagagggaggaggagacgacGAGGAGGGACGCAGACAGGAACCAGTGGGAGAGCCAGACGTACTgtcctttctcctccttctcctccttgtcTCTGTCCTGCATGGCCACCCTGCCGGAGCTTCTCCATCGCTGGTGCTGCGCCAGGTTGGCCAAGGAGAGACAACGCAACCTCAAACGGAGGCAGCTGAGCGCTCAAACACAGACGCACCCCGATGCAAACACCTCATCCCTCACATACACACCTCCACTGATCCCTGCCCCTGTTCCCACGCCTCTCAAAGAAGCCCTTCCCCTCACAGAGAAAGCTCCAGAGCCCGAGGTGCCTGTTAAGGGCCATAATGAGGGTGAGGTGCTCACCACCACAAACACTCACACCCCTGACGCACACACTCCAGAGCTCAACATCCTCTTAGAGCCCAGTAGGACAGCCACTATCCCCCCGCACAGTTTCTCAGACATCCACAGTTCCCTGACATTGCCCACCCCCTCCCACGAGGAGAAGCTGCCTCCTCCCATTAAAGACGCAACCCTGGACCCTGTCCCCACTCCCCCCCTCCCAGCCGTCACTATCCCAGAGACGCAGCAGGCCAGCAGTGCCACCCCCACTATTACTGTCAGCTCCCCCCCACAGCCGGTAGCCTCTGAGACGGCCTCTCCTGGTGTTGTGGTTCCTCCTGTCAAGGAGCAGTCTGTTCAGCCTCTCCCCACTGCATCGAGGCCTGAGGACCTCATCCCCCCTCCCACTGAACTGCCACCAACTCCCCCACTGActgacactcacacagacacagtaaaGTCAGGCGCAGACAGTGGGGACTCACAGAGACACAGCGTCCAGGCCTCTCAGACTCATGGGGAACAGGTGGACTCTCTCGTGCACACCGGAGATCCCCATCGGGTGGAGGACGCGGTGTACGAGGACCTGTTGAGCACTAATGGGAATGGCAATGTCCACCGGACAGCTACAGACTTCTATGCAGAGCTGCAGAACGGAGGGGATTATAATGGCGGAGCGATGATGGGGAACGGCGCGTTATTGAACGGGGGAACGGTGCACGGCTCCAGCCAGAAGGAGAGCGTGTTCATGAGGCTCAACAACAGGATCAAAGCCCTGGAGATGAACATGAGTCTGTCCAGCAGATACCTGGAGGAGCTCAGCCAGAG ATACCGTAAACAGATGGAAGAGATGCAGAGAGCGTTCAACAAGACCATCATCAAACTGCAGAACACCTCACGCATCGCTGAGGAGCAG GACCAGAAACAGACCGAGTCCATCCAGTTCCTTCAGAGCCAGCTGGAGAACGTCACTAAACTGATGCTCAATCTCACCGCCACCGTCAGccagctgcagagagag GTATCGGACCGTCAGAGCTACCTGGTGGTCTCTCTggttctgtgtctgtctctgggCCTCCTGCTGTGTCTGCAGTGCTGCCGCAGCTCCTCTCCCGCCCCCAACGCCAACCCTGCTCCCCTTCCCAAGAGCAACCACTACCCCAGCCCCAAGAG ATGCTTCTCCTCCTATGACGATATGAGCCTAAAGCGCAGGGTGACCTGTCCGCTTGTTCGCTCCAAGTCGTTCCACTTGTCCTCTACAGATG GTCCCGATGACTTGTACATTGTAGAACCTCTAAGGTTTTCTCCAGagaaaaag AAAAAGCGCTGCAAGTCAAAGTCTTTGGACAAGgttgagattctgcagccagccgatccctctgctctgctcaTAAACGGGGATCTAAACTGTAACGGCTTCCAACCCTGCCTCCCTGCgctgccaccaccaccaccaccacctcctcttcctcctcttcctcctcctccttctctcccacCGCCACCCCCTCCCTCTGCAGAGGAGGTGTCATCACTGCCCACTTGCACCTCCAAGGAGTTCCCCTCAGAGACCAGCAGCTGCAGCTCGTCCACCCACTCCGAGGAATCCTTCACAAGCCGCCTCGCCCCTCCCTCTCCCATCTTCCCCTCCGCCGGCCTGTGCAACGGGCACAGCCTGCCTTTCTCCCTCCAGCAGCCTCCCGCCAAGCCCCGCCAGGAGAAGCGCTCCATGAAGCGGCGGAAGTCGCGGCAGACGGAGCTGCAGTTCCCTGCCATGCGGGGCGGTGGCGTCGCTTCTCTGCCCAGCCTGCAGCAGCTTATGAAGGGAAACAAGGAGATCAGTGTCGGGACCATCGGGGTGACGGCGGGCACCGGACATGTCTGA
- the suco gene encoding SUN domain-containing ossification factor isoform X3 has translation MKRLRVLLVCLFVALLCWYPSQDVYCSEQSSSGPGQSAGDKTPEGQKQEQEQDSTHHKVLEERTTHTSYDIGLETEREELEKLATHNVHQEQTVNPLEAEVEETKPDPESDTAPVAPEPEPHPDPQADVDPQTDTQDHDQEVPASSTPEPVPAQDQVSTDAPAPAEIVSDAPAAHTGLDSHPATSQDEAENTPTSQSTGQTHTGAVRVASAVDELPVDNFVFAAHSDSQCGVVPPELATCENFPFGRPLFSVDEAGIEDQRSDQSHSSGPEAEVQSTPGPLDHEQQQQQQQQQRQEQLEDGLSDLDQDGNTSQNHQKQQEGHGSTVKENDPSVPSKEDIPTFDEWKKQVMEVEKEKSQSLHTSTSGTPHPVKKVQKNFKNNYASVECGAKILSANNEAKSTSAILMENMDLYMLNPCSNKIWFVIELCEPIQVKQLDIANFELFSSTPKDFLVSISDRYPTNKWVKLGTFHARDERIVQSFPLDEQLYAKYVKVELLSHFGSEHFCPLSLIRVFGTSMVEEYEEIADSQYPSERLEYLDEDYDYPPGYQPSEDKASKNLLGSATNAILNMVNNIAANVLGGKPELEGGAAIGALGNITAVGDDKKGSTEVTAETPQDSAVLEPAEPEHPATQEDSDVSGDSSTPSPSSSDSHEDRQIVTLVEEEEEEDEEPRQSTVTLMEEEAEEEEEKREEETTRRDADRNQWESQTYCPFSSFSSLSLSCMATLPELLHRWCCARLAKERQRNLKRRQLSAQTQTHPDANTSSLTYTPPLIPAPVPTPLKEALPLTEKAPEPEVPVKGHNEGEVLTTTNTHTPDAHTPELNILLEPSRTATIPPHSFSDIHSSLTLPTPSHEEKLPPPIKDATLDPVPTPPLPAVTIPETQQASSATPTITVSSPPQPVASETASPGVVVPPVKEQSVQPLPTASRPEDLIPPPTELPPTPPLTDTHTDTVKSGADSGDSQRHSVQASQTHGEQVDSLVHTGDPHRVEDAVYEDLLSTNGNGNVHRTATDFYAELQNGGDYNGGAMMGNGALLNGGTVHGSSQKESVFMRLNNRIKALEMNMSLSSRYLEELSQRYRKQMEEMQRAFNKTIIKLQNTSRIAEEQDQKQTESIQFLQSQLENVTKLMLNLTATVSQLQREVSDRQSYLVVSLVLCLSLGLLLCLQCCRSSSPAPNANPAPLPKSNHYPSPKRCFSSYDDMSLKRRVTCPLVRSKSFHLSSTDVGPDDLYIVEPLRFSPEKKKKRCKSKSLDKVEILQPADPSALLINGDLNCNGFQPCLPALPPPPPPPPLPPLPPPPSLPPPPPPSAEEVSSLPTCTSKEFPSETSSCSSSTHSEESFTSRLAPPSPIFPSAGLCNGHSLPFSLQQPPAKPRQEKRSMKRRKSRQTELQFPAMRGGGVASLPSLQQLMKGNKEISVGTIGVTAGTGHV, from the exons gtaCCCCAGTCAAGATGTGTATTGTTCAGAGCAGAGCTCGTCTGGCCCTGGTCAGTCTGCGGGGGACAAAACCCCTGAGGGCCAGAAGCAGGAACAGGAGCAGGACTCCACGCATCACAAG GTGTTGGAAGAAAGGACGACACACACATCATATGATATTGGTctagagacggagagagaagaaCTAGAGAAGCTTGCAACACACAATGTACACCAAGAACAG ACTGTGAATCCTTTGGAAGCTGAAGTGGAGGAGACCAAGCCTGACCCGGAGTCTGATACTGCACCTGTTGCTCCTGAGCCAGAACCCCACCCAGACCCCCAGGCCGATGTGGACccgcagacagacacacaggacCATGACCAGGAAGTCCCCGCGTCCTCCACTCCAGAACCAGTTCCAGCACAGGACCAAGTGTCCACAGACGCCCCGGCCCCAGCAGAGATCGTCAGTGACGCCCCTGCTGCACACACCGGCCTGGACTCACACCCAGCCACATCCCAAgatgaagctgaaaacacacctaCCTCACAGAGCACCGGCCAGACCCACACAGG TGCGGTGCGGGTTGCCAGTGCAGTAGATGAACTCCCAGTAGACAACTTTGTTTTTGCTGCGCACTCTGATTCACAGTGCGGGGTTGTTCCCCCCGAACTGGCAACCTGTGAAAACTTCCCTTTTGGCAGGCCTCTGTTTAG TGTGGATGAGGCTGGCATAGAGGACCAGCGGTCAGACCAGAGCCACAGCTCTGGTCCTGAAGCAGAGGTCCAGTCTACTCCCGGCCCTTTGGACcacgaacaacaacaacaacaacaacagcagcagcgacAGGAGCAGCTGGAGGATGGGCTGTCTGATTTGGACCAGGATGGCAACACTTCTCAAAACCACCAAAAACAGCAG GAAGGGCATGGCAGTACTGTCAAGGAGAATGATCCCTCAGTGCCCAGCAAAGAAGACATCCCCACCTTCGACGAGTGGAAGAAACAAGTCATGGAGGTGGAGAAGGAGAAAA GTCAGTCTCTCCATACCTCAACCAGCGGCACCCCCCATCCAGTGAAGAAGGTCCAGAAAAACTTCAAGAATAACTACGCCTCTGTGGAGTGTGGTGCCAAGATACTCTCTGCCAACAACGAGGCCAAG AGCACTTCAGCTATTCTCATGGAGAATATGGACCTTTACATGCTAAATCCTTGCAGCAACAAAATCTG GTTTGTCATAGAGCTCTGTGAGCCTATTCAAGTCAAGCAGCTGGACATCGCTAACTTTGAGCTCTTCTCATCAACACCTAAAGACTTTTTAGTTTCCATTAGTGACAG GTATCCTACCAACAAGTGGGTAAAGCTTGGTACTTTTCACGCCCGTGATGAGCGCATAGTCCAGAGCTTCCCGCTGGATGAACAGCTTTATGCTAAATATGTGAAg GTTGAACTCCTCTCCCACTTTGGATCAGAACATTTCTGTCCACTCAGTCTCATCAG GGTGTTTGGTACCAGCATGGTGGAGGAGTATGAGGAGATAGCAGATTCCCAGTACCCTTCAGAGAGACTGGAGTACTTGGATGAAGACTATG ACTATCCACCTGGCTACCAACCATCAGAGGACAAAGCCTCTAAAAACCTGCTTGGCTCAGCAACca aTGCCATCCTAAATATGGTAAACAACATTGCTGCTAATGTGCTGGGTGGCAAACCAGAGCTGGAGGGTGGAGCAGCAATAGGAG cGCTAGGTAATATAACAGCAGTGGGGGATGACAAGAAGGGGAGCACAGAAGTTACAGCTGAAACGCCTCAGGACTCTGCAGT ACTGGAGCCTGCAGAGCCAGAACACCCTGCAACCCAGGAGGACTCCGATGTCTCCGGTGACTCTTCAACACCTTCCCCCTCATCTTCCGACTCCCACGAGGACAGACAGATTGTCACTCTggtagaggaggaagaggaggaggacgaagagccCAGACAGTCTACTGTCAccctgatggaggaggaggcagaggaagaggaagagaagagggaggaggagacgacGAGGAGGGACGCAGACAGGAACCAGTGGGAGAGCCAGACGTACTgtcctttctcctccttctcctccttgtcTCTGTCCTGCATGGCCACCCTGCCGGAGCTTCTCCATCGCTGGTGCTGCGCCAGGTTGGCCAAGGAGAGACAACGCAACCTCAAACGGAGGCAGCTGAGCGCTCAAACACAGACGCACCCCGATGCAAACACCTCATCCCTCACATACACACCTCCACTGATCCCTGCCCCTGTTCCCACGCCTCTCAAAGAAGCCCTTCCCCTCACAGAGAAAGCTCCAGAGCCCGAGGTGCCTGTTAAGGGCCATAATGAGGGTGAGGTGCTCACCACCACAAACACTCACACCCCTGACGCACACACTCCAGAGCTCAACATCCTCTTAGAGCCCAGTAGGACAGCCACTATCCCCCCGCACAGTTTCTCAGACATCCACAGTTCCCTGACATTGCCCACCCCCTCCCACGAGGAGAAGCTGCCTCCTCCCATTAAAGACGCAACCCTGGACCCTGTCCCCACTCCCCCCCTCCCAGCCGTCACTATCCCAGAGACGCAGCAGGCCAGCAGTGCCACCCCCACTATTACTGTCAGCTCCCCCCCACAGCCGGTAGCCTCTGAGACGGCCTCTCCTGGTGTTGTGGTTCCTCCTGTCAAGGAGCAGTCTGTTCAGCCTCTCCCCACTGCATCGAGGCCTGAGGACCTCATCCCCCCTCCCACTGAACTGCCACCAACTCCCCCACTGActgacactcacacagacacagtaaaGTCAGGCGCAGACAGTGGGGACTCACAGAGACACAGCGTCCAGGCCTCTCAGACTCATGGGGAACAGGTGGACTCTCTCGTGCACACCGGAGATCCCCATCGGGTGGAGGACGCGGTGTACGAGGACCTGTTGAGCACTAATGGGAATGGCAATGTCCACCGGACAGCTACAGACTTCTATGCAGAGCTGCAGAACGGAGGGGATTATAATGGCGGAGCGATGATGGGGAACGGCGCGTTATTGAACGGGGGAACGGTGCACGGCTCCAGCCAGAAGGAGAGCGTGTTCATGAGGCTCAACAACAGGATCAAAGCCCTGGAGATGAACATGAGTCTGTCCAGCAGATACCTGGAGGAGCTCAGCCAGAG ATACCGTAAACAGATGGAAGAGATGCAGAGAGCGTTCAACAAGACCATCATCAAACTGCAGAACACCTCACGCATCGCTGAGGAGCAG GACCAGAAACAGACCGAGTCCATCCAGTTCCTTCAGAGCCAGCTGGAGAACGTCACTAAACTGATGCTCAATCTCACCGCCACCGTCAGccagctgcagagagag GTATCGGACCGTCAGAGCTACCTGGTGGTCTCTCTggttctgtgtctgtctctgggCCTCCTGCTGTGTCTGCAGTGCTGCCGCAGCTCCTCTCCCGCCCCCAACGCCAACCCTGCTCCCCTTCCCAAGAGCAACCACTACCCCAGCCCCAAGAG ATGCTTCTCCTCCTATGACGATATGAGCCTAAAGCGCAGGGTGACCTGTCCGCTTGTTCGCTCCAAGTCGTTCCACTTGTCCTCTACAGATG TAGGTCCCGATGACTTGTACATTGTAGAACCTCTAAGGTTTTCTCCAGagaaaaag AAAAAGCGCTGCAAGTCAAAGTCTTTGGACAAGgttgagattctgcagccagccgatccctctgctctgctcaTAAACGGGGATCTAAACTGTAACGGCTTCCAACCCTGCCTCCCTGCgctgccaccaccaccaccaccacctcctcttcctcctcttcctcctcctccttctctcccacCGCCACCCCCTCCCTCTGCAGAGGAGGTGTCATCACTGCCCACTTGCACCTCCAAGGAGTTCCCCTCAGAGACCAGCAGCTGCAGCTCGTCCACCCACTCCGAGGAATCCTTCACAAGCCGCCTCGCCCCTCCCTCTCCCATCTTCCCCTCCGCCGGCCTGTGCAACGGGCACAGCCTGCCTTTCTCCCTCCAGCAGCCTCCCGCCAAGCCCCGCCAGGAGAAGCGCTCCATGAAGCGGCGGAAGTCGCGGCAGACGGAGCTGCAGTTCCCTGCCATGCGGGGCGGTGGCGTCGCTTCTCTGCCCAGCCTGCAGCAGCTTATGAAGGGAAACAAGGAGATCAGTGTCGGGACCATCGGGGTGACGGCGGGCACCGGACATGTCTGA